Proteins encoded within one genomic window of Platichthys flesus chromosome 13, fPlaFle2.1, whole genome shotgun sequence:
- the fn1a gene encoding fibronectin 1a, whose protein sequence is MSGSTMARVLVALCIGSAVHCMPKGTHRSRRQGQQHLPSSVSQDGCIENGNFYNINDQWDRPYLGSTLVCTCHGVAGIKCISKPEAEERCFDKINQQYYTVGATYERPKDGMIWDCTCIGSSRGKISCTIANRCHEGGASYKIGDTWRRPHETGGYMLECVCLGNGKGEWTCKPVAERCYDNSAGTSYVVGETWEKPYQGWMVVDCTCLGEGSGRITCTSRNRCNDQDTQSSYRIGDTWTKTDARGHLLQCLCTGNGRGEWKCERHASLHTTGLGSGSRVITNIQPAIYQPATVLEPQPPQDGPCRTDAGLSYFIGQRWMKTQGAQQMICTCLGNGVSCEQWDGPAPVYGGNSGGQPCVFPFVYKGKTYHSCTSDGRSEGQLWCSTASDFEAEQKYSFCTEQNAMVTTRGGNSNGALCQFPYLYNGRNYTDCTADGRRDGMKWCGTTVDYDTEQRFGFCPMAAHEEVCTANEGVMYRVGDQWDKHHDVLGHMMRCTCVGNGRGEWSCVAYSQLKDQCIVDSLTYEVNQTFTRQHEEGYTMNCTCYGQGRGRWKCDAVDQCQEPETRAFYKIGESWDKLIHGIQYKCYCYGNGVGELSCEPQQSYPGGQRPVQVLITETGNQPNSHPIQWNAPQSAHISQYILKWRAKNTHTPWREVLIPGHLNSYTISGLKPGITYEGQLVSVLRFGRREITRFDFTTNYGSLATSQGETTQLPPVIDTHESVTEITSSSFVVSWVSASDTVSGFRVEYELSEQGQTTGQPMVLDLPRSATSVNLNELLPGRKYTVSVYEVTDSGDDNLILTTSQITAPDAPVEHEVEEVGETSIVISWDKPLAPITGYRVVYTPSLEGESTELNLPDTATSVTLSDLRPGKLYNISIYAVEDSLESEPIFVQVNTIGDPEPEEVISPTDLQFFEVSDKKIVLTWAGPGTDVSGYRVTAVPVDESVSPLREMTLPVSQNSFIEVTHLQPGTLYRFSVYTIHNGEESLPLIGEQTTKPDAPTDIRFTNVTEDSAVMLWFAPRAKISGYRLFLTVGGSNPKQLRLPARLSQYTLLNLRPDTEYTATLHGEQDTTLGEGQIAVFTTTPPMGNAPQFSTDVTDTSIIISWNPVPKIGYKLTVRPSQGGEAPRDVTSDSGSIYVSGLTPGVEYIYSVQPVINGQEQGTPITRRVVTSLSPPTDLNLESNPNTGELTVLWNGASTPDITGYRVMCTPTNGQQGNSLEEFVQAGENSCTLENLSPGVEYNVSVVTVKDDMESTPVSTIITPDIPQLTDLSFQDVSDTTISLRWSPLNTTAITGYRITVVAAGESVPIFEDMVQPTTGQYTVYGLEPGIDYDISVITVTENGESEPTTVTQHTSVPAPTDLKFGEVGPNTIEVTWVTPFVPNSADINSFLIRYHPIDDEDDITETSAGGRDNNVVLRNLLPNTEYLVSVVCVYEQRESSPVVGTQKTTMDSPVGLRFSEIFTNSFTIHWLAPQSKITGYRIRYQMVSGGRTKDERLPPSRNHFTLTGLAPDTEYLVNIFAVSGIQESLPLDGKQKTISDAPTDLDVLDSSPTSITVRWDAPPVTVRYYRITHGETGGHSNPKEFTVPGSQSTATISNLKPGTDYTVTVYAVTGRGDSPASSTPIYVTHKTGVDSPSGMEVTETNDNSVTVRWSPAQGPIKGYRVTGVPKNGQGPSFTEVVAPDQTELTFSGLMPTVEYVLSVYALGQDGESSPMVVNALTNVDRPKDLSFADIDSTSLRITWDSPEGIVTSYRVLYSSPEEGEREVHPAPRGDAESTVIYGLQPGTEYTVKVIAMHEDTASAPVIGTQATAISPPTDLQSSQVGPTSFTIRWAVPGQENRLSALKGLTGYRVVVNPKNKSGPTKEINLAPDATQAHISGLMIATTYEVNVYAMKNSLTSRPVQVEVATLENISPPRRVRISDVNDSSITLTWRSKTETISGFLVEATPTSSTSGYVPIKRTIGPNSRSFSITGLEPGTTYKINIYTLKGNGRSAPLTLTATTAKPLVIPPTNIRFTFLNPSSISFTWEPSRSLGVTGYYVTYEAAGGLPREVIPRPHAGQSYATVSGLKPGTEYVIKIVALQNALRSTPLVGKARTQPATDDQLLVPELPRLPVPYRPSTDILDVPETFTDQIFNNNHVHLAGTSGQYQPGQQGQHIYTEYQNLGPNNGLNVPYTGPKEGQRPTLREPLIYIPVAGPDGNRVPLVKVSDGPLPGLAFGFPDNETDLPQEAQTITAISWQPIPQTSEYEVSCNPITHLEEQSFQMRLPGTSNSATLIGLTSGASYNVVVEAMRGGAKEKVLEEVVTVGNTVPGDVPITANRDVCYDTFTHTYHELGSEWERMSDTGFKLWCRCLGLGNGHFRCDSSKWCHDNGNNYRIGEKWDRQVENGHMMSCTCMGNGKGEFKCEPHDSTCYDDGKMYQVGNQWQKEYMGAICTCTCYGGQQGWRCENCRRPGPHTDVDADLLQPVNSDVYDRYRENSLRKLNIHCPIECLRPELLADALSPTE, encoded by the exons ATGTCCGGCAGCACCATGGCCAGGGTGCTGGTTGCGCTCTGCATCGGGAGCGCGGTGCACTGCATGCCCAAGGGGACCCACAGGAGTCGGAGACAGGGGCAGCAGCATCTGCCCTCCTCAGTCTCTCAGG ACGGCTGTATAGAGAACGGCAACTTCTACAACATTAACGACCAGTGGGACCGGCCGTACCTGGGCAGCACTCTGGTCTGTACCTGCCACGGAGTCGCTGGCATCAAGTGTATAAGCAAACCCGAgg cagaggagaggtgcTTTGATAAGATCAACCAGCAGTACTACACCGTGGGAGCGACCTACGAGAGGCCCAAGGACGGCATGATCTGGGACTGTACCTGTATCGGATCCAGCAGGGGCAAGATCAGCTGCACCATTGCCA ATCGCTGTCATGAGGGCGGGGCTTCATATAAGATCGGGGACACCTGGAGGAGACCCCACGAAACAGGAGGCTACATGTtggagtgtgtctgtctgggtAACGGTAAAGGAGAGTGGACCTGCAAACCAGTGG cgGAGCGATGCTACGATAACTCGGCGGGGACGTCCTACGTGGTCGGGGAGACGTGGGAGAAGCCGTACCAGGGGTGGATGGTGGTGGACTGCACCTGCCTGGGGGAGGGAAGTGGACGCATCACATGCACCTCCAGGA ATCGCTGTAACGACCAGGACACCCAGTCGTCCTACCGCATCGGAGATACCTGGACCAAGACAGACGCCCGGGGCCACCTGCTCCAGTGTCTGTGCACAGGAAACGGCCGCGGGGAGTGGAAGTGTGAGCGACATGCCTCCCTTCACACCACCGGCCTGG GCTCCGGCTCTCGTGTGATCACTAACATCCAGCCGGCGATCTACCAGCCCGCCACCGTGCTCGAGCCCCAGCCCCCCCAGGACGGGCCCTGCCGGACAGACGCAGGACTCAGCTACTTCATTGGCCAGCGCTGGATGAAGACCCAGGGAGCCCAGCAGATGATCTGTACCTGTCTTGGGAATGGAGTCAGCTGTGAGCAGTGGG ACGGACCAGCTCCAGTGTACGGTGGCAACTCGGGAGGTCAGCCCTGTGTGTTCCCGTTTGTCTACAAGGGCAAGACGTACCACTCCTGTACGTCTGACGGGCGCAGCGAGGGACAGCTGTGGTGCTCCACCGCCTCGGACTTTGAGGCCGAACAGAAGTATTCCTTCTGCACAGAGCAGAACG CGATGGTGACGACTCGAGGCGGTAACTCTAACGGCGCCCTGTGCCAGTTCCCCTACCTCTACAACGGCCGTAACTACACCGACTGCACGGCTGACGGACGCAGAGACGGCATGAAGTGGTGCGGCACCACCGTGGACTACGACACCGAGCAGCGCTTTGGCTTCTGTCCCATGGCGG CCCACGAGGAGGTGTGCACGGCAAACGAAGGGGTGATGTACCGGGTGGGAGACCAGTGGGACAAACACCACGATGTCCTGGGTCACATGATGCGGTGTACCTGTGTCGGCAACGGCAGAGGAGAGTGGAGCTGCGTTGCTTACTCCCAGCTCAAAG accAGTGTATTGTGGACAGTCTGACCTACGAGGTGAACCAGACCTTCACCAGGCAACACGAAGAGGGATACACCATGAACTGCACCTGCTACGGTCAGGGGCGGGGCCGCTGGAAGTGCGACGCCGTCG ACCAGTGCCAGGAGCCAGAGACCAGAGCGTTCTATAAGATCGGAGAGTCTTGGGATAAACTCATCCACGGGATCCAGTACAAGTGCTACTGCTACGGCAATGGTGTGGGAGAGCTGAGCTGTGAGCCCCAGCAGTCCTATCCTG GTGGTCAACGTCCTGTGCAGGTGCTCATAACAGAAACTGGAAACCAGCCCAACTCGCACCCCATTCAGTGGAATGCTCCACAGTCGGCCCACATCAGTCAGTACATCCTCAAGTGGAGAGCG AAAAACACCCACACCCCGTGGAGGGAGGTGCTGATCCCAGGCCACCTGAACTCCTACACCATCTCTGGACTGAAGCCCGGCATCACCTACGAGGGTCAGCTGGTCAGCGTTCTGCGGTTCGGACGCCGAGAGATCACACGCTTTGACTTCACCACCAATTATGGATCAC TGGCTACATCACAAGGGGAGACCACCCAGCTTCCGCCTGTGATCGACACCCATGAGTCGGTGACGGAAATCACCTCCAGCAGCTTTGTGGTCTCCTGGGTCTCCGCCTCCGACACAGTCTCCGGTTTCCGAGTGGAGTATGAGCTCAGTGAGCAGGGGCAGACCACAGGACAGCCCATGGTGCTAG ATCTTCCACGTTCAGCTACCTCAGTGAACCTCAATGAGCTTCTTCCTGGGAGGAAATACACGGTCAGCGTCTATGAGGTCACAGATAGTGGAGATGACAACCTCATTCTTACAACTTCACAAATCACCG ctcctgatgctcctgttGAGCatgaagtggaggaggtgggagaaaCCTCCATTGTGATCAGCTGGGATAAACCACTGGCTCCCATCACAG GTTATCGAGTGGTCTACACGCCGTCACTGGAAGGCGAGAGCACGGAGCTGAATCTGCCCGACACGGCGACCTCCGTGACCCTGAGCGACCTCCGACCTGGGAAGCTGTACAACATCAGCATCTACGCCGTGGAGGACAGCCTGGAGAGCGAGCCTATCTTTGTGCAGGTCAACACCATAGGAGATCCAGAGCCAG AGGAGGTGATTTCTCCCACGGACCTGCAGTTCTTCGAGGTGTCCGATAAAAAGATCGTGCTGACCTGGGCCGGCCCGGGCACTGACGTCTCGGGCTACCGGGTCACCGCCGTCCCAGTTGACGAGTCCGTCTCCCCCCTGAGGGAGATGACCCTGCCTGTCAGTCAGAACTCCTTCATCGAAGTGACACACCTACAGCCGGGAACGCTGTACCGCTTCAGCGTCTACACCATCCACAACGGAGAGGAGAGTTTGCCTCTGATTGGCGAGCAAACTACCA AGCCAGATGCTCCCACAGATATCCGCTTCACCAACGTCACTGAGGACAGTGCCGTCATGCTGTGGTTCGCCCCCAGAGCCAAGATCAGCGGCTACCGCCTCTTCCTCACCGTCGGGGGCTCCAATCCCAAGCAGCTGCGCCTGCCTGCTCGCCTCTCTCAGTACACCCTGCTCAACCTGCGGCCAGACACCGAGTACACCGCCACGCTGCACGGCGAGCAGGACACCACGCTGGGTGAAGGACAGATCGCTGTGTTCACCACCA CTCCCCCAATGGGCAACGCTCCTCAATTCAGCACTGATGTGACTGACACCTCCATCATTATATCCTGGAATCCAGTTCCCAAGATTGGATACAAG CTGACAGTGCGTCCCAGTCAGGGTGGAGAAGCCCCCAGAGACGTGACCTCTGACTCAGGGAGCATTTACGTTTCCGGCCTGACACCCGGCGTGGAGTACATCTACAGTGTCCAGCCGGTCATCAACGGCCAGGAGCAGGGAACGCCAATCACACGCCGCGTTGTCACGT ctctgtCTCCTCCCACTGATCTCAACCTGGAGTCTAACCCCAACACTGGCGAGCTCACTGTGCTGTGGAATGGAGCCAGTacaccag ACATCACTGGCTACAGAGTGATGTGCACTCCGACCAATGGGCAGCAAGGAAACAGCTTGGAGGAGTTCGTGCAGGCGGGAGAGAACTCGTGCACCTTGGAGAACCTCAGTCCTGGAGTGGAGTACAACGTCAGCGTGGTGACGGTGAAGGATGATATGGAGAGCACCCCCGTATCGACCATCATTACTCCAG ACATCCCGCAGCTGACAGACCTCAGCTTCCAGGACGTGAGCGACACCACCATCAGCCTGCGCTGGTCGCCGCTCAACACCACGGCCATCACCGGTTACAGGATCACGGTGGTGGCGGCCGGCGAGAGCGTGCCCATCTTTGAGGACATGGTGCAGCCGACCACGGGCCAGTACACCGTCTATGGACTGGAGCCGGGCATCGACTACGACATCAGCGTGATCACGGTGACGGAGAACGGCGAGAGCGAGCCCACCACTGTCACGCAGCACACCT ctgTACCGGCCCCCACCGATCTGAAGTTCGGCGAGGTCGGGCCTAACACTATTGAGGTCACATGGGTCACTCCCTTCGTCCCAAACTCTGCTGACATCAACAGTTTCCTCATCAG GTATCACCCGATTGACGATGAAGATGATATTACAGAGACCAGTGCCGGAGGCCGGGATAACAACGTGGTGCTGAGGA ACTTGCTGCCTAACACAGAGTATCTAGTCagcgtggtgtgtgtgtatgagcagagagagagctcGCCTGTTGTCGGAACCCAGAAAACAA CGATGGATTCACCGGTGGGCCTGCGTTTCTCGGAGATCTTCACCAATTCCTTCACCATCCACTGGCTCGCCCCCCAGAGCAAAATCACCGGCTACCGTATCCGTTACCAGATGGTCAGCGGCGGGAGGACGAAGGACGAGAGGCTGCCCCCCTCCAGGAACCACTTCACCCTGACAGGCCTCGCCCCAGACACTGAGTACCTGGTCAACATCTTCGCCGTCAGCGGGATCCAGGAGAGCCTGCCGCTCGATGGGAAACAGAAGACGA tttcTGATGCTCCCACAGACTTGGACGTGCTGGACTCCAGCCCCACCAGTATCACTGTGCGCTGGGACGCCCCTCCTGTCACTGTGCGGTACTACAGGATCACCCACGGAGAGACAG GAGGTCACAGTAACCCCAAGGAGTTCACCGTACCTGGCTCTCAGTCCACCGCCACAATCTCTAACCTGAAGCCTGGTACCGACTACACCGTCACTGTCTACGCTGTGACTGGTCGAGGAGACAGCCCTGCATCCAGCACTCCCATCTatgtcacacacaaaacag GTGTCGACTCCCCCTCTGGAATGGAGGTGACGGAGACGAATGACAACAGTGTCACGGTGAGGTGGAGCCCCGCCCAGGGCCCCATCAAGGGGTACAGGGTAACTGGGGTCCCCAAAAATGGACAGGGACCATCTTTTACTGAAGTGGTGGCACCAG aTCAGACCGAGTTGACTTTCTCAGGCCTGATGCCCACAGTGGAGTACGTTTTGAGTGTGTACGCACTGGGTCAAGATGGAGAGAGCTCTCCAATGGTGGTGAACGCTTTAACAA ACGTCGACCGTCCCAAAGACCTGAGCTTCGCAGACATCGACTCCACCTCCCTGCGAATCACCTGGGACAGTCCCGAGGGAATCGTGACTTCCTACCGCGTCTTGTACTCAAGTCCGGAGGAGGGTGAGCGAGAGGTGCATCCGGCTCCCCGAGGAGATGCAGAGTCCACTGTCATCTACGGTCTGCAACCTGGCACTGAATACACTGTGAAGGTCATCGCCATGCATGAAGACACCGCCAGCGCCCCAGTGATCGGGACACAAGCTACAG CCATCTCACCCCCCACCGACCTCCAGTCCTCCCAGGTTGGCCCCACCTCTTTCACAATACGCTGGGCTGTGCCGGGTCAGGAGAACCGACTGAGCGCCCTCAAGGGCCTCACAGGCTACCGTGTGGTGGTGAACCCAAAGAACAAGAGCGGGCCGACCAAAGAGATCAACTTGGCTCCAGACGCCACTCAGGCACACATCTCTGGGCTCATG ATCGCAACTACGTATGAGGTCAATGTTTACGCCATGAAGAACTCTCTGACCAGCAGACCAGTCCAAGTGGAGGTCGCCACTTTGGAGA ACATCAGCCCACCTCGCCGCGTGCGCATCTCCGACGTTAACgactcctccatcactctgaCCTGGCGCTCCAAGACGGAAACCATCTCCGGCTTCCTGGTCGAGGCCACGCCCACATCCTCCACGTCAGGCTACGTGCCCATCAAGAGGACCATCGGCCCGAACTCGCGCTCCTTCTCTATTACAG GTCTGGAGCCTGGCACTACTTACAAGATCAACATCTACACTCTGAAAGGGAATGGACGCAGCGCCCCCCTCACACTCACCGCCACCACAG CTAAACCTTTGGTGATCCCGCCCACCAACATCCGCTTCACCTTCCTTAACCCGAGCAGCATCTCTTTCACCTGGGAGCCGTCCCGCAGCCTGGGGGTCACTGGGTACTACGTCACCTACGAGGCGGCCGGGGGTTTGCCTCGAGAGGTCATCCCCAGGCCCCACGCAGGCCAAAGCTACGCCACAGTCAGTG GTCTGAAACCAGGAACAGAGTATGTCATTAAGATCGTTGCACTGCAGAACGCTTTGAGAAGCACGCCTCTAGTGGGCAAAGCCAGAACAC AGCCAGCCACAGATGATCAGCTATTGGTCCCTGAGCTGCCTCGGCTTCCTGTTCCTTACCGACCCAGCACAGACATCCTGGATGTTCCTGAGACCTTCACTGACCAGAT TTTCAACAACAACCACGTGCACTTGGCTGGCACCAGTGGTCAATACCAGCCAGGCCAGCAGGGCCAGCACATCTACACAGAGTACCAGAACCTAGGCCCCAATAATGGACTGAATGTCCCCTACACGGGACCCAAAGAGGGCCAGAGACCCACTCTCAGAGAGCCCCTCATCTATATTCCTGTAGCAGGCCCTGACGGGAACAGAGTACCACTGGTCAAG GTGAGCGACGGTCCTCTACCCGGTCTGGCATTCGGTTTCCCCGACAATGAGACAGACCTGCCCCAGGAAGCACAGACGATCACAGCCATCTCCTGGCAGCCCATTCCCCAGACCTCAGAGTACGAGGTGTCCTGTAATCCCATCACTCACTTGGAGGAGCAGAGCttccag ATGCGTCTTCCTGGCACGTCTAACAGCGCCACACTGATTGGCCTGACCTCTGGAGCGTCCTACAACGTTGTGGTGGAGGCCATGAGGGGCGGGGCTAAAGAGAAGGTTCTGGAGGAAGTCGTTACCGTTGGCAATACTG TTCCAGGTGACGTTCCCATCACCGCCAACCGGGACGTGTGCTAcgacacgttcacacacacctATCACGAGTTGGGCTCCGAGTGGGAGCGCATGTCCGACACCGGCTTCAAGCTGTGGTGCCGCTGCCTCGGCCTGGGCAATGGTCACTTTAGGTGTGATTCATCCA AGTGGTGTCACGACAACGGCAACAACTACCGCATCGGGGAAAAGTGGGATCGCCAGGTGGAAAATGGTCACATGATGAGCTGCACCTGCATGGGGAACGGAAAGGGAGAATTCAAGTGTGAACCCC ATGATTCGACATGTTACGACGATGGAAAGATGTACCAGGTGGGAAACCAGTGGCAGAAAGAATATATGGGCGCCATCTGTACCTGTACCTGCTACGGAGGACAACAG GGCTGGCGTTGTGAGAACTGCAGGAGACCAGGACCACATACGGATGTAGACGCTGACCTCCTGCAACCTGTCAACTCCGATGTCTACGACCGGTACCGAGAAAACTCTCTACGCAAACTG AACATCCATTGTCCAATCGAATGCTTGAGGCCCGAGCTGCTCGCCGATGCTCTCAGCCCCACAGAGTAG